The genomic region GATTCAGTACCAGGATTGGAATGGGGGTGCTGATGCAATATGTGTGGATTCATGCCGCTGTGGGCGGTACCGGGGATGGTAGTCATGGTGATATGCGACCTCCTCTCTTTTGAACAGTTTAGGTAATGATTGAAACTGGAACGTACAGTATAGTCAAATATTTATAATTAGCAGAGGGTATATAATCCCGTTATCAGGTGTGATCGATAGTTTAACCAGATTATCGTTAGTTACAAGTATACTAAGGGACAAGAACTCTTGGCCCTAGTCTGCTGATAATCTTAGCAAATCTGCTGCAGAATTGAAATGTGTACAGATACGTTCGAGTCGCTAATAAGCTGTTGAAGCCTGATGAGAGAACATATTCGAAATCGTTTTCTGACGTAAACGTTTCTTTTTGGTAAAATAAAGGGGATAACATGTTGGCCTGATCTGAATCATGAACCTTTTCAACTCAATTTGCAGTAGGGAGGCTATAATATGACAGAAGTAGTGGGACGGGATAAAGTACGTTGGGGCATTATGGGCACGGGATGGATAGCATCCCAGTTTGCAAAGGATTTGCAACATGCGGGGAACGCGGAGAAAGCAGCGGTAGGTTCGCGGACAGCGGGAAGCGCGGAGAAGTTTGCAGCTGAATATGGTTTTGCACGCGCTTACGGCTCGTATGATGAAATGCTGCAAGATCCTGAGGTAGATATTATCTATGTGGCAACACCTCATCCTTTACATAAGGAGAATGTGATGGCTTGTCTGGAGGCAGGCAAGGCGGTTCTCTGTGAAAAGCCGTTCACCATGAATGCACGTCAGTTGGAGCAGCTGGTGGAGACTGCACGGGAGCGCAAGCTTTTCCTGATGGAGGGCATGTGGACACGCTTCTTGCCACCCATTGAACAAGCCAGAGCATGGATTGCAGAAGGACGGATTGGTGAAGTTCGTTTGGTCCAGGTAGACTTTGGATTCCGTGTGGGCTGGGAGCCGGAAGGAAGGCTGCTTAATCCGGATCTGGGTGGAGGCGCATTGCTGGATGCAGGGGTGTACCCGATCTCCTTTGCTTCGATGATCTTTGGCGAACAGCCCCAGCATGTATGGAGTACGGCCAATATCGGTGAGACGGGTGTGGACGAGCAGTTTTCGGTGTTGTTGTCCTATTCGGAGGGGCGTTCTGCATCACTTAGTGCTGCCATTCGTCTGAACCTCAGTAATGAAGCGGTTATCTACGGTACGGAAGGCAAGATTCGTCTGCCTTTATTCCTGGCGGGCAAAGAAGCTTATCTGCATGTGAATGGTCAGGACGAGCCCGAGAAGTTCACGGATGATCGAACATGCATTGGTTATGCTTTTGAGGCAGAAGAAGCGGGACGCTGTATCTTGGAAGGCCGCACGGAGAGCAATACCATTAAACTGGACGAATCTCTGGAAATCATGAAGCTGATGGATACGATTCGGGGCCAGTGGGGATTGCGTTACAAATCGGAGTAAACAGACAGGAGTTGGCATGTGATGGTGAAGATTCTGATATCTGGGTTTGAACCTTTTGGCGGGGATGCGGTGAATCCAACGGGAGCGTTAATGGAAGCTCTTGCGAACGAGGTGATGGAGGGTGCTGAGCTAAAAACAGTACTGTTGCCCGTGCACTTCAATGAATGTGCAGACCTGCTCATCGCAGAGATGGAAGCCTATCGGCCGGATGTTGTCATCGCCTGTGGGTTGGCAAAGGGCAGAACGGCCATCACACCGGAGCGGATCGCCGTTAATGTCAAAGACATTCCGCCTGGCTCCTATGCAGATAACCAGGGGCAGCGTCCGGTGGACGAGCCGATTGTAGACGGTAGCCCGGACGGTATATTCTCCACCTTGCCCATACGTGCCATGGTGAATGACATGACGGCAGCAGGTATTCCCGCTGCCGTCTCCAATACAGCAGGCACGTATATCTGTAACAACACGATGTACCGGGTGCTGGATCACATTCGAGTAGGGAAACTTCCGATCCGTGCCGGATTTGTACATTTTCCAGCCTCAACAGAGATGGCGGTGTTGCAACCTTCCGTTCCTTCGCTGCCTATTCCCATGATGCTGGATGCGCTGCGGATTATGATCCGCACGGTTGTAGCTGAATCGTAGGGGAATGTTTAAGTCTCGTTTGTCTGCGGTTGCAGCAGATCTTAGGCGATGGTTGAATGCGTAGACTACGCGGTTGCGAAAGGAAGAGTAGTTGGTTGGGATGACGAAGTACAGTAGGGTTCAAGATGACGTGGAGAGCGTGGAGTTGCATGGGTTTCTTTCTGCTTCAATCTTGGGTTGAGTAGAGTGATAGATATGAGTATAGG from Paenibacillus sp. FSL R5-0341 harbors:
- a CDS encoding pyroglutamyl-peptidase I; protein product: MVKILISGFEPFGGDAVNPTGALMEALANEVMEGAELKTVLLPVHFNECADLLIAEMEAYRPDVVIACGLAKGRTAITPERIAVNVKDIPPGSYADNQGQRPVDEPIVDGSPDGIFSTLPIRAMVNDMTAAGIPAAVSNTAGTYICNNTMYRVLDHIRVGKLPIRAGFVHFPASTEMAVLQPSVPSLPIPMMLDALRIMIRTVVAES
- a CDS encoding Gfo/Idh/MocA family oxidoreductase, which produces MTEVVGRDKVRWGIMGTGWIASQFAKDLQHAGNAEKAAVGSRTAGSAEKFAAEYGFARAYGSYDEMLQDPEVDIIYVATPHPLHKENVMACLEAGKAVLCEKPFTMNARQLEQLVETARERKLFLMEGMWTRFLPPIEQARAWIAEGRIGEVRLVQVDFGFRVGWEPEGRLLNPDLGGGALLDAGVYPISFASMIFGEQPQHVWSTANIGETGVDEQFSVLLSYSEGRSASLSAAIRLNLSNEAVIYGTEGKIRLPLFLAGKEAYLHVNGQDEPEKFTDDRTCIGYAFEAEEAGRCILEGRTESNTIKLDESLEIMKLMDTIRGQWGLRYKSE